Below is a genomic region from candidate division KSB1 bacterium.
ACTTCCTCGCCGGGTTTGAGAACATTGGGATAGCGCTTGATGTTTTCGATATCCGTATAGCCATGCCAGCCTTCCGGCGCCGGCGCCAACTCGCCGGCCAAGTGCACCGGAATTGGTGGAATCCATTTGACGATGCCAAGCTCGGCGGTCACGTCATCGCCCTCCTGCCAATGCGATTTGGCCGGATAAACCAGGCCTTGTGAAACCTCTCCGCGCAGTTTCACGGCTTTGACGCGGTTCTTTTCCGGCCCCGCCAACCTGCCGGTCAATCCCATCTCGGCCAGCAACGGCTCCGGCACGATCGAGGCTTCGGGAATATACGCGACAAGATCACCGGTTTTGAATTCTCCCTTTTTTATCACGCAGCGATAGTCATCCACCTTCGCCAGCTCCAGCAGATCGGCGTTGGGATGAGGAAAGACTTCGATACGGCGAACGAGAACGGCAAAGGTTGACATGGGTTTCTCCTCCAAAAATTTGCGATGTTGTTGAAATCGTGTAACGGACTTTGAATTTAAGCACGTTACACGTATCACGTTACACGAAAACAGATTGGGCAATGATTCTTTGCGCCTCCTGCGCCTGCTCATCCGTCATGCACAACGGCGGTGCGGCGCGGACGATGGCGCTGTGATGCAGCGTCCAGCCGATGACGAGGCCTTGCTCGCGGCAGCGTTGGACAAATTGCTGCGTTGCTGCCGGCGTTCGAAATTCAATGGCGAAAAAACAGCCCAGGCCGCGAACTTCGCGAATGATCGGTGTTTTTTTAGCCAGCGCCTGCAGCTCGTTGAGGAAAAATTGGCCAAGTTCAGCGCTGCGTGCGATGAGTTTTTCTTGCAATAAAACGTCAAGCGCGGCCAGGCCGGCGGCGCAGCTTAGCGGATGTCCGCCAAAGGTCGTCACGTGCGCCAGCGGCGGATTTTCCGAAAGTGTTTTCATGATCTCGCGCCGGCCCATGAACGCGCCCAGCGGCAAGCCGCCGCCCAGGGCTTTGGCCAAACAGACGATATCCGGATTTGCATCCGGCCAATGCCCGCTCGCGAAGAGCTTTCCCGTGCGGCCAAAGCCGGTCATCACTTCGTCGAAAATCAGCAGCGCGCCGACCTCATCACAGCGTTTTCGCAGAGTGGGCAAAAATTCCGGCGAAGGAATGCACACGCCACCTTCGCCTTGCACCGGTTCAATAATGACTGCCGCGGCTTTTTCGTCAATCCGCGACAGCGCAGTCAAATCATTGAACGGCAAAAATTCAAATTCCGGCAGCAGCGGTAAAAACGGCGCGCGATAAATCGCGCTGGACATTGCCGAGAGCGCACCGTAAGTGTCGCCATGATAGCCGCCGGTGAAAGCGATATATTTTTTGCGGCCGGTAAATTTGCGCGCCGTTTTCAATGCGCCTTCAATCGCCTCTGCACCACTGTTGCAAAAAAATACGACGCCATCTCGCACCGGCGACAGTTCGGCGAGACGGCGGGCGTATTCGACTTGCGTGTCTTGCACGTATTCGCCGTAAACCATCACGTGCAAATGGCGCTCGAGCTGCCGGTGAATCGCAGCCAGCACTTTCGGATGCCGGTGGCCGATGTTTGCCACGCCAATGCCCGAAATGAAATCAATGTAACGTTTGTCGTCGCGCGTGAAAAGATAAATTCCTTGGGCGCGCGCTATTTCCAAGCCGAGCGGCTCCGGCGAAGTCTGGCAGAGATAGCGAAAAAAATTTTCTGTGTTGACTGAAGGCATCGGTTTCAATCACGGAAGAGTTGTTTTGAATCTCAATCCTCGTGTCAAGCGCCGCCAGGCCGGATTGACGTCATCCAGCCAGCCGCAGTTCGGCGCTTGAGCGAAGCCGGCAAAACTATAGAAAAGATCGTCGAATGTCTCATGCAATTCGGGCGAATCAAAAAATTTTTGCAATTCACCCGGCGAATTTCCCCAGATCACCGTCTGCACCTTGTTTTTGTATTGATGGATGATGGCCGCCAATTCTTTGATTGAAGCCACCGGCCAGACGCGCGCGAAACGGCAGGCGACTCGTTCGTTTAAATCAAAATTTTTTGCCGCTGCCACCGTCCAATCGGTTCCAGTGCTGGTGAGCAAAATGATCTTTTCGCCGGCAGCGCCGCGAGCGGCCAGCGCGCCGCGCCATTGTTGAATTGCGGCATGCTGGGCGGCGCTGCGCTTGCCGAGGGGAAGTGTGACGTTCATTGTTCGCATCGCCTCGGCCAGTTGAACGCAAAAGCGTTCCACTTTTTTCCAATCATCAGTGAGTAAAATCACTGCCTGCGGTGAAAGACAGCCCATTTGCTCAAACATGCAAAGATCATAAGCAATATGACGCATTTTGGCCTTTGCGCTGACAGGATTCACCACTGTCAAGCTGAAGCGGTCGCCAAAATCAACAAAAGATTTTTTTTGTTGCGCAAATTTTTCAATCGTCTGGTCATCGCCGAAAGCAATGAGCGCCGGATTGTGTTGCAGCACGATTCGGGTCAAATCGGCATTCTCGCGCGGCCAGGTGAAAGCGGCAATTCGCGCCGCCACGTCCGGATCATGGCGGGCGAGCGTTTCCAAAATCGCCGGCAATAAAAACGGCTCGGACGAGGCATTTTTGATCAACACCGGAATGCCGAGCAACGACAAGTGAATGACCGGATGAATCGCCACGCCGGGAATATTGCCGGCGGTGATTAAAAATGCCAGCGCGGGATATTTGACTTGATCTTCAGCGTGTTGATCGCGCTCACGTTTGACGAAGGCCAGCCATTTTTTGAGAACCTCCGCGTCAAATACAAAAAAGTGGTTGTGAAGCGCCTCCTGCAACATTTTCGAACTCAAGCCGGTGACGGCTGCCAGCGCTGTCAGAATTTTTTCGGCGCCGGAAAATTTCAGCGTTTGCCATTCACGCGCGACTTGACACCAGGCTTTGATGGCGCGCGCCTGCCAGTCTTTGCTGCCTTTGCCAAATCCCCAAGCCGGCCGGTGAAAGTTCTCCAAAAAAGTTCCCAACCATTCAGCGGAAAGCTGTGCCGATTCGTACATCACACCGCTCGGCGCATCGCTTTCGTGCTGGCAGATTGTCGTGCCCGGCTCGGCAAAGCCGGCCGGAATAAAAAAATCACGCCGCATGGGCAATCATTTCCGTGAGTAATGAACAGCCGCGCAGCTCGGCGCCGGCGGCGCGGCCAATCAGCTCGAGGCGGTCCTGCCAGGCGCGGCCAAGGTCTTCAGTTTGAATCGCCATGACCGAATCGACATTGGCGAGATCGAAAATGCGCAACAAGCCAATTTCTCCCGGAGGCAAAATTTCGAGCTGCTCGGGATCGACGGCGACGACGCGAACCCACGGCGGCATGAAGTGTAAAGCGTAAGGCGGCTGTTCTTGACGCAAAGGAATGCCGGGAAGCCGGCTCTCATAGAATTGCGATGATAACTCGGTCATGCCGTATTCATTGAGCAAATATTCTCGCGGTATGCTGAAAGTTTCGCCAAGCCGGTTCGTAAATTCTTCGCGCTTGATTTCGATGCAGCGGCCCTTGTAGCCACCGGTATCGAGAATGCGGCTGCCGGCAGGCAATCGGAATTTTCGATTGCGCTGTTGAAAAATTTCCATACATTCGAGTAAAGCCAGCGCGGTGCCGAGAATAAAAACCGGCGCGTTTTCTTGCGAAGCTCGCTCCAGCGCCTGTTGCAAGCCTTCGGCATCGGCTTTTTCCGGCGAAAAAAATACCGCGCTTTTTTCATCGCCAAATTCATCGCGGATTCCCGAAAACATGTAGCCGAGCGAAGAATTTGGAAAAAGCTCAAAGGTCGGGCCGAGAAAAAACATCCTCATTGCGGGTTGCGGATTGTGAATCGCGGATGAACGCCGTTCCGCAACCGGCAATCCCCAATCCGCAATGCAGTACGCCGCAAAACTTCGCAGCATGGCGGCGCGGTAGTATTTCAATGTTCGGAAATAATGCTTGCCGGCGCGCTGCTTCGTCGTGCCGCTGGTATGAAAAACCGCGGCCGCTTGTTGCGCCGGAAAACAAACCAACGGCACTTCTTTGAAGGCGCTGGTCGTTACCGCCGGAATTTCGCGCCAGCCGGTGACGCGAGCGGGGGCGATCTTTTGCTGCCGGCACACACCGCGATAAACGGCGTTCTTCTCAAATTGATGATGAAATAATTCCACCGCCAATTCATTGAAGGCCTCGTCATCGAACCCGGCCATTGACGCGGTTTGAATGAACGCCAAAATTTTTTCTGAAATCGAGGCTGACATTTTTTAAAGATAAGCAATTTTTTGCGCAAATTCAAAGGTTAAGTAAGGATGGTGTTGCTCAAACGACCAAGCTGAGGCTAAATTTCTTTACGAGAAACTGAGAGAGAAGCGATGTGCGGGCACATTATTTTTTGGTTAATCATTCTGACTTTATCTCTTGTGTTCGGATGTTCACAGCCGAACGCTGAGTTGGTTTTGACGACAACCAAAAGCTGTGAAGCACGGCTTGATTCCACCCTGATAACTTTTGAGAAAAAAGAGCGCCCGGAAGAAGCGCTTGCCGGTTATCGCGAAATCGACGTTGCGCTCACACGGCTTGAGTTGAAGCCGGGGCATCCGCATTATCGTGAAAAGCAGCGCGTGCAGGCGCAGTGTCTCTTGCGGTTGGGAAATATGTTGCGCCAACTCGACAAGACGAAAGGCGCTTTGGAAATTGGCAAAAGAGAATTGGCTGCTGCTCGCGGCGGGCGATACCATTTCGTTGGCGCGAACTTTGATGTCTTACGGCGCGACGCTGATCGCAAACGGCTAAAAGGAAAAAGGTCTCGCTGCAATAGAAGAAGCGCGCAAGCTTTTCGAGCAATGAAAAAGCGGCGGCTGATGATGCGACTCAACAAGCGCACTATCAAATCTTGGTTGGCGGCAAGTGACCTTATTTTTTGCCGCAAAAAATCCATCCGCCTGCAAAATGCTCTTTCTGCCGAAACAAGGAGAATCCAATGATGACAAAATTATTGTGTTATGCCGGGATATTGGTTTTGTTGATTTGCAGCACCACGAGTGGCCTTGGGGCGGATAACCTAAAGCTCAAAGGCTACGATCCGGTCGCGTACTGTGTCGTTGGCAAACCGGTGAAAGGCGAGGCCAAATTTGGATACACCTGGAGGAACGCCACCTTTCGCTTTTCCAGCACCGGGAATTTGGAGTTGTTCAAAAAGTCGCCGGAAAAATATGCGCCGCAATATGGCGGTTATTGTGCTTACGCCGTGAGTCAAAACTATACCGCACCGGTCGATCCCGAAGCGTTTGATATTGTGAATGGCAAATTGTATCTGAATTACAGCAAGGCGGTGCAAAAAAAGTGGCGGGAGAATCGCGATAACTACATTGCGGCTGCGGATAAGAATTGGCCGGCGCTGAAAGTGAGAGAGGAAAAGAAAGTGAAATAAAATTCTGATGCACCCGGAAAAAGAAATCCCGCAAAAAATCATTTGTCTTTGAAGGAATCCGCATGTCGCAAAGTCTCCGCCGCATCACGCTCTCGATTGTGCTCATGTTGAATCAGGCTGCATGGTCGCAGTCCGGTCCATCTTCTCACTCCGGAAATTTTTTCAAGGATGCTTCGCACGTGATCGGCGGTGCCGGCCATGTTTTGATGTCGCCGTTGCGCTGGCGTGGCAAAGACTGGGCGATTTTCGGATCAGTGTTGGCGGGAACTTTTGTGCTCTCTTATGCGGACGAACCGGTGAATGATTTGGTTTCGCGCAACTGCAGCCACTTCACGGCGAATCTGACTGAATTTGGCATCGAGTACGGCGAGCCACAAACGGCGGTGGTTTTGACCGGCGGGCTTTACGCCATCGGTTGGGTTGCCGGCAGCGAATGGCTGCGCGAGTCGTGTGTTATCGCTTCGGCGTCGTTATTGGCGAATGACACCGGTGGGCCACGGTTTGAGGTTGAGCGCGGTTTGGTAAATTACGGCGTCAACGCTTAATGCGACACGGCTCGCGGCGGGCGTTTGCTTTCCGGCTTGAGAGAGAAAGTCGCCGGCGGCGCTTTGATTCTGTCGCGCAGGGAGTGGCCGTTTTTGCGCAAGCTGATCCAAGAGGCAAAAATCGAAACGGCGAGCACGGCGCCGATAAAGGCCAGCGAGAAGCCGATGGAAATTTTGTACAAGTCCACGATCAGCATTTTAACCGCGACAAACGCCAAAATGATGATGATGCCGGGTTTTAAATATTCGAACAGGCGCGCCATTTCCGCCAGGACAAAATAAAGCGCCCGCAAGCCGAGAATGGCGAAAATATTCGAAGTGTAAACGATGAAGGGATCGGTGGTGACCGCAAAAATCGCCGGAATGGAATCGAGCGCGAAGATCAAATCCGAGCTTTCAACGACGACCAGAACCATCAGCAGAGGCGTGGCAAAGAATCCCCGGCCGTTTTTTCGCATGAAAAACTTTTCGCCATGATAGCGCTTGGTGACCGGCATCAGGCGCCGCAACAATTTCAACGCCAGACTGTTGCCCGGATCGAATTGCTCGTCGCCTTGCAGCATCATTTTGATCACCGTCATCAACAATAAAACGCCGAAAACATAGGTCATCCAATGAAAGCGCTGAATCAACGTCACACCGATGGCGATCAACAAGGCGCGCATGATGATGGCGCCGATGATGCCCCATTTCAACACCCGCGGCTGCTGCAGCGGTGAAACGTTGAAATAAGCGAAGATCATGATAAAAACGAAGATGTTGTCCATGCTCAGCGATTTTTCAATCAGGTATCCAGCCAGATACTCCATGGCCTTGGCTTTTCCTTCCAAATAAAAAATCGCCGCCCCAAAAAGCAAGGCGGAAACGATCCACACGATGGACCACATCGTTGCTTCTTTAATCGACAAGACGTGGGCTTTGCGGTTCAGCACGCCCAAATCGAGCAACAGCATTGCCGTGATAAAGACGCCGAAAACAGTCCAGAGAATCAACTCGTCCAAAATCTTATCCTCGATACTTTAAAAGTAAAACGCAAGAAGTCGTTGGCTTTACCCGCCGTATTCCTCCCAGCTTTTGATTTGCAAATCTTCCATGCTTTTGGAAACGATGGTTTCGGCAAAACGTTTTGCCAGATGCAGCTCGGTGATCAAGGGAATGGCAAAATCCACGGCTTTGCGGCGGATGATGTAATCGTTGGTCAATTCCTCTTCCTGGTAATTCTTCGGAATATTGATGACGAGATCGATTTTGCGCTCGGTGAGATATTCCAAAACGTTGGGGCTCGCTTTTTCCGTCGGCCAGTTCAGCACCTCGGTTTCGATGCCGTACTGCCGCATAAATTCCGCGGTGCCGCGCGTGGCATAAAGCCGGACGCCGGAATTTTGCAGGGCCTTCGCGCTCGCCACAAATTCCGCTTTGCCCTCGAGCGGACCGGTGGAAAGCAAAACGCTGCGGATCGGCAGCTTGTAGCCGACCGACAGCATGGCTTTGAGAAAGGCCTCGGCAAAATCATCGCCGAGGCAGCCGACCTCGCCAGTGGAGCTCATTTCAACGCCGAGCGTGGGATCGGCGCCTTGCAAGCGCGTGAATGAAAACTGCGGCGCTTTGACGCCGACGTATTCAAGCTCCATAAATGAGCGGTCGAATTTCGCCGCCGGCGCGTTCATGATCACGCGTGTTGCCAGATCGATAAAATTGGTTTTGTAAACTTTTGAAACAAACGGGAAACTCCGCGAAGCGCGCAAGTTGCACTCGATCACCTTCACGTCGTTGTCGCGCGTGATGAACTGAATATTGAACGGCCCGCTGATCTCCAGCGCCGCGGCGATTTTTTTGGAGATCATGCGCACACGGCGGATGGTTTCGAGCGAGGCATGCTGCGGCGGCAAAACCAGCGTCGCATCGCCGGAGTGGACGCCGGCATTTTCAACGTGCTCGCTGATGGCGTAAACCAACACCTCGCCGGCTTTGGCGACGCCGTCAAATTCGATCTCTTTCGCGTTCTCAATAAATTTGCTGATAACGACCGGATGCTCGGCGGAGATTGCTGTCGCCTTGTCCAAGAACTTGACCAGCTCGTTGTCGTTGACCGCCACACTCATCGCCGACCCGCTCAACACATACGACGGTCGCACCAGCACCGGATACTCGACTTTTTGCGCAAAGGCTTTGGCTTCTTCCAACGAACTGAGTTCCTGCCACACCGGCTGGTCGATGCCCAACTGGTCGAGCAGCGAAGAAAATTTGTGGCGATCCTCGGCGCGGTCGATCATCTCCGGCGAGGTGCCGAGAATTTTCATGCCGGCCTCGCGCAGCTTGAGCGCCAGGTTGTTCGGCGTTTGCCCGCCCATCGCGATGATGATACCGAGCGCCTGTTCTTTTTCGTAAATTTCCGCAATCGTTTCCAGGCGCAGCTCTTCAAAATAAAGCCGGTCGCACTCGTCGTAATCGGTGCTCACCGTTTCCGGATTGTAGTTGATCATGACGGTGTGATAGCCGAGCTTTTTGAGCGTCATCACCGCGTTGACGCAGCACCAATCAAACTCCACCGAGCTGCCGATGCGGTACACGCCGGAGCCGAGCACGATGACGGATTTTTTGCCGCTCGCCGTCACGTCGTCGGCGCTGCCGTTGTAGGTCAAATAAAGAAAATTCGTCTGCGCCGGATATTCCGCGGCGAGCGTGTCGATCTGCTTCACCACCGGCGCCAGGCCGTAATTGCGGCGCATGGCGCGGACTTCCGGCTCTTGCGCGCCGAGCGTTTTGGCGACTTGCGCATCGGAAAATCCGGCCTTTTTCGCATCCCGCAAAATGCCTTTCGGACAAACGCCGCCGGCATAAACTTTCAGCTTCTCCGCAATATCCAAAACGTTTTTGATTTTATACAAAAACCATTTGTCGATGTGCGTCAGCTCGTGAATGCGGTCAATCGAAAAGCCGGCTCGCAGCGCCAACGGAATGGCGAAGACACGCTCGTCGGTCGGGTTCTGCAACTCCTCTTCGAGATTGCCGAATTTGAGATGATCGTTGCCGATCAGGCCGTGTACGCCAATCTCGAGCATGCGCAGCGCTTTCTGCAACGCTTCCTCGAAATTGCGGCCGATCGCCATCACCTCGCCGACGGATTTCATGCCGGAGCCGAGGCGCTTGGAGACGTTGCGAAACTTCTTCAAATCCCAGCGCGGAATTTTGACGACGACGTAATCCAGCGCCGGCTCGAAGCAGGCCATCGTGGTTTGGGTGATCTGATTTTTAAGATCAACCAGGCTGTGGCCGAGCGCCAATTTCGCAGCGATAAACGCGAGCGGATAGCCGGTCGCCTTCGAGGCCAGCGCCGAGCTGCGCGAAAGCCGCGCGTTGACTTCGATGACGCGATAATCTTCGGATTTGGGGTCGAGCGCGTATTGAATGTTGCACTCGCCGACGATGCCGAGATGGCGGATGACGCGAATGGCGATCTCGCGCAGTTTGTGATATTCGTTGTTGCTCAACGTCTGGCTGGGCGCGACGACGATGCTCTCACCGGTGTGAATGCCGAGCGGATCGAAATTTTCCATATTGCACACGGTGATGCAATTGTCGTAGCTGTCGCGCACGACTTCGTATTCGATCTCTTTCCAGCCTTTGAGATATTCTTCGACGAGAATTTGGTTGGTGTACGCGAAAGCTTTATCCGCCAGCTCGCTCACTTCCTGCTCGTTGGTGCACAGACCGGAGCCAAGCCCGCCAAGCGCGTAAGCAATGCGAATCATCACCGGAAAGCCGATTTCATGCGCGACGCGAATGGCCTCCGCGCGCGAAGTGACCGCCACACTGCGCGGCACTTTGACGCCGATCTCGCGCAGCTTGTCGGCAAAAATCTGGCGATCTTCCGTCGCCTCAATCGCCGAAATCGGTGTGCCGAGCACTTTGAGATTGTATTTCTCAAAGACGCCGCTCTTCGCCAACGCAACCCCGCAGTTCAACGCCGTCTGCCCACCGAATCCCAGCAGAATGCCGTCGGGCTTTTCTTTTTGAATGATCTTCTCGACAAAATACGGATTGACCGGCAGAAAATAAACTTTGTCGGCGAGATGCTCGGAGGTTTGTATCGTCGCGATATTCGGGTTGATCAGAATCGTCGCAATATTTTCCTGCTTCAGCGCCTTGATCGCCTGACTGCCGGAGTAATCAAACTCGCCGGCCTCGCCGATCTTGAGCGCGGAGCTGCCGAGGAGGATGATTTTTTGAGGGGGGGTGTGCATGAATCAAAAGCTTGTATTTGAATAACCAACGGGTGAAAACGGCCAACGGATATGAAAGCTCTTTTAAATATCACCAGGCTTTTGTCTAAAAAATTTCAGAATTTATCAGCGACGACGATAACCTTTGGCAATTATGCGAGCATTGAGTTCTTGAATTTCTCTTGTAAATTTGGTGTCATCCAACTCAGAGAGTTCAGGTATTTTATCTAAAGCAGAGGCTTTCATTGCAACCTGCGTCGGCAAGCGAACAAAGTCTTTATCATTTATCAGCTTTTTTAGT
It encodes:
- a CDS encoding aspartate aminotransferase family protein; this translates as MPSVNTENFFRYLCQTSPEPLGLEIARAQGIYLFTRDDKRYIDFISGIGVANIGHRHPKVLAAIHRQLERHLHVMVYGEYVQDTQVEYARRLAELSPVRDGVVFFCNSGAEAIEGALKTARKFTGRKKYIAFTGGYHGDTYGALSAMSSAIYRAPFLPLLPEFEFLPFNDLTALSRIDEKAAAVIIEPVQGEGGVCIPSPEFLPTLRKRCDEVGALLIFDEVMTGFGRTGKLFASGHWPDANPDIVCLAKALGGGLPLGAFMGRREIMKTLSENPPLAHVTTFGGHPLSCAAGLAALDVLLQEKLIARSAELGQFFLNELQALAKKTPIIREVRGLGCFFAIEFRTPAATQQFVQRCREQGLVIGWTLHHSAIVRAAPPLCMTDEQAQEAQRIIAQSVFV
- a CDS encoding YHS domain protein, coding for MMTKLLCYAGILVLLICSTTSGLGADNLKLKGYDPVAYCVVGKPVKGEAKFGYTWRNATFRFSSTGNLELFKKSPEKYAPQYGGYCAYAVSQNYTAPVDPEAFDIVNGKLYLNYSKAVQKKWRENRDNYIAAADKNWPALKVREEKKVK
- the carB gene encoding carbamoyl-phosphate synthase (glutamine-hydrolyzing) large subunit, with the translated sequence MHTPPQKIILLGSSALKIGEAGEFDYSGSQAIKALKQENIATILINPNIATIQTSEHLADKVYFLPVNPYFVEKIIQKEKPDGILLGFGGQTALNCGVALAKSGVFEKYNLKVLGTPISAIEATEDRQIFADKLREIGVKVPRSVAVTSRAEAIRVAHEIGFPVMIRIAYALGGLGSGLCTNEQEVSELADKAFAYTNQILVEEYLKGWKEIEYEVVRDSYDNCITVCNMENFDPLGIHTGESIVVAPSQTLSNNEYHKLREIAIRVIRHLGIVGECNIQYALDPKSEDYRVIEVNARLSRSSALASKATGYPLAFIAAKLALGHSLVDLKNQITQTTMACFEPALDYVVVKIPRWDLKKFRNVSKRLGSGMKSVGEVMAIGRNFEEALQKALRMLEIGVHGLIGNDHLKFGNLEEELQNPTDERVFAIPLALRAGFSIDRIHELTHIDKWFLYKIKNVLDIAEKLKVYAGGVCPKGILRDAKKAGFSDAQVAKTLGAQEPEVRAMRRNYGLAPVVKQIDTLAAEYPAQTNFLYLTYNGSADDVTASGKKSVIVLGSGVYRIGSSVEFDWCCVNAVMTLKKLGYHTVMINYNPETVSTDYDECDRLYFEELRLETIAEIYEKEQALGIIIAMGGQTPNNLALKLREAGMKILGTSPEMIDRAEDRHKFSSLLDQLGIDQPVWQELSSLEEAKAFAQKVEYPVLVRPSYVLSGSAMSVAVNDNELVKFLDKATAISAEHPVVISKFIENAKEIEFDGVAKAGEVLVYAISEHVENAGVHSGDATLVLPPQHASLETIRRVRMISKKIAAALEISGPFNIQFITRDNDVKVIECNLRASRSFPFVSKVYKTNFIDLATRVIMNAPAAKFDRSFMELEYVGVKAPQFSFTRLQGADPTLGVEMSSTGEVGCLGDDFAEAFLKAMLSVGYKLPIRSVLLSTGPLEGKAEFVASAKALQNSGVRLYATRGTAEFMRQYGIETEVLNWPTEKASPNVLEYLTERKIDLVINIPKNYQEEELTNDYIIRRKAVDFAIPLITELHLAKRFAETIVSKSMEDLQIKSWEEYGG
- a CDS encoding TerC family protein, which translates into the protein MLDELILWTVFGVFITAMLLLDLGVLNRKAHVLSIKEATMWSIVWIVSALLFGAAIFYLEGKAKAMEYLAGYLIEKSLSMDNIFVFIMIFAYFNVSPLQQPRVLKWGIIGAIIMRALLIAIGVTLIQRFHWMTYVFGVLLLMTVIKMMLQGDEQFDPGNSLALKLLRRLMPVTKRYHGEKFFMRKNGRGFFATPLLMVLVVVESSDLIFALDSIPAIFAVTTDPFIVYTSNIFAILGLRALYFVLAEMARLFEYLKPGIIIILAFVAVKMLIVDLYKISIGFSLAFIGAVLAVSIFASWISLRKNGHSLRDRIKAPPATFSLKPESKRPPRAVSH
- a CDS encoding acyl-CoA reductase → MRRDFFIPAGFAEPGTTICQHESDAPSGVMYESAQLSAEWLGTFLENFHRPAWGFGKGSKDWQARAIKAWCQVAREWQTLKFSGAEKILTALAAVTGLSSKMLQEALHNHFFVFDAEVLKKWLAFVKRERDQHAEDQVKYPALAFLITAGNIPGVAIHPVIHLSLLGIPVLIKNASSEPFLLPAILETLARHDPDVAARIAAFTWPRENADLTRIVLQHNPALIAFGDDQTIEKFAQQKKSFVDFGDRFSLTVVNPVSAKAKMRHIAYDLCMFEQMGCLSPQAVILLTDDWKKVERFCVQLAEAMRTMNVTLPLGKRSAAQHAAIQQWRGALAARGAAGEKIILLTSTGTDWTVAAAKNFDLNERVACRFARVWPVASIKELAAIIHQYKNKVQTVIWGNSPGELQKFFDSPELHETFDDLFYSFAGFAQAPNCGWLDDVNPAWRRLTRGLRFKTTLP